A genome region from Blautia coccoides includes the following:
- a CDS encoding excisionase, with protein sequence MNEKTDIPVWEKYTLTIEEASRYFTIGQNKLRRLVEENRHGDWYVMNGNRILIKKKQFEKFMDKTDAI encoded by the coding sequence ATGAACGAAAAGACAGATATTCCCGTATGGGAAAAATACACCCTTACCATTGAGGAAGCGTCAAGGTATTTCACAATCGGACAGAACAAGCTACGCCGACTGGTAGAAGAAAATCGACATGGGGACTGGTATGTGATGAACGGCAACCGTATCTTGATTAAGAAAAAGCAGTTTGAAAAATTTATGGATAAAACAGACGCAATCTAA
- a CDS encoding site-specific integrase → MKEQRRDSKGRVLHTGESQRADGRYLYKYTDAFGKPQSVYSWKLTPTDTTPKGKRDKPSLRELEQQIRRDIEDGIDTTGGKMTLCQLYAKQNAQRANVKESTRQGRKKFMRTLEGDILGARSIDSIRLSDAKEWALRMKEKGYGYQTISNYKRSLNASFRIAIADDLVRKNPFDFKLNEVIEDDRTPRQALTEEQEEKLLSFASRDRVYKKYYDAIVILLRTGLRISELCGLTRQDIDLENEVIHVNHQLLSSKETGYYIETPKTKSGVRDVPMSEEVKQAFERVMTSKTKAEPTEIDGYRDFLFLNGKGFPMTNAYYTSTFANLRKKYNKSHEDSLPKITPHILRHTFCTSLANRNMNPKSLQYIMGHSNISITLNLYAHASMENVKAELRSMIA, encoded by the coding sequence ATGAAAGAACAAAGACGGGACAGCAAAGGACGGGTCCTGCATACAGGAGAGAGCCAGAGAGCAGACGGAAGATACTTATACAAATATACAGACGCATTTGGAAAACCGCAGTCGGTCTATTCATGGAAACTGACACCGACGGACACAACGCCAAAGGGCAAGCGTGATAAACCGTCCCTGAGAGAGCTGGAACAGCAGATTAGACGGGATATAGAGGACGGTATCGACACGACAGGCGGAAAAATGACGCTGTGCCAGCTATACGCCAAACAGAACGCCCAGAGAGCCAACGTAAAGGAAAGCACAAGGCAGGGCAGGAAGAAGTTCATGCGGACATTAGAGGGCGATATACTAGGAGCTAGGAGCATTGACAGCATACGTCTTTCAGACGCTAAAGAATGGGCGTTACGCATGAAAGAGAAAGGCTACGGCTATCAGACCATAAGCAACTATAAACGCTCGTTAAACGCTTCGTTCCGTATCGCCATAGCGGACGACCTTGTGAGGAAAAATCCCTTTGATTTCAAGCTGAATGAGGTCATAGAGGACGACAGGACGCCACGACAGGCACTGACCGAGGAACAGGAAGAAAAGCTCCTGTCCTTTGCCAGCAGGGACAGGGTATATAAAAAGTATTATGACGCAATCGTGATACTGTTAAGGACAGGACTTCGTATCTCGGAGCTGTGCGGACTGACAAGGCAGGATATAGACCTTGAGAACGAGGTTATCCATGTGAACCACCAGCTATTATCCAGCAAGGAAACAGGCTACTATATTGAAACGCCAAAGACGAAAAGCGGTGTGCGTGATGTTCCCATGAGCGAGGAAGTGAAACAGGCGTTTGAGCGTGTCATGACAAGCAAGACAAAGGCAGAACCGACAGAGATAGACGGGTACAGGGATTTCCTCTTTCTGAACGGGAAAGGATTTCCCATGACAAACGCCTATTATACTTCTACTTTCGCTAATCTAAGGAAAAAGTATAACAAGAGCCATGAGGACAGCTTACCAAAGATAACGCCCCATATCCTGCGTCATACGTTCTGTACAAGTCTTGCGAACAGGAACATGAACCCTAAGAGCTTACAGTACATCATGGGACACTCGAACATCAGTATCACGCTGAACCTGTACGCCCATGCGTCAATGGAGAACGTCAAGGCAGAATTAAGGAGCATGATAGCCTAA
- a CDS encoding helix-turn-helix domain-containing protein: MEHYRKKINFLGENIQTIRKHRKMKQQELADAIGINMQSLSKIERGVNYPTFDTLEKIMDVLGVTPNELLSGEFKNTSHTEQFIMEVIGREEDFNVSLENLPNNDFFCSNEEWQYYMKVKLTEYISNYLNDIKPSLDELFEIKQLVQRQKIERLTKQYKLLHSIDRYGEMPTSYAFVAPYDDIKLADLADEDNGQNIPDMLPQNDFDELDYNEYMEEMRKKR; this comes from the coding sequence ATGGAGCATTATAGAAAGAAAATAAATTTTTTGGGAGAGAACATACAGACCATAAGAAAACACAGGAAAATGAAACAGCAGGAGCTTGCGGACGCTATCGGTATCAATATGCAGAGCCTTTCCAAGATTGAACGAGGGGTAAATTATCCGACCTTTGACACGCTGGAAAAGATAATGGACGTTCTGGGCGTAACGCCTAATGAATTGTTGTCGGGGGAATTTAAGAATACGTCCCATACGGAACAGTTCATCATGGAAGTGATAGGACGGGAAGAAGATTTCAACGTATCGCTGGAAAACCTGCCAAACAATGACTTCTTTTGCAGTAACGAGGAATGGCAGTATTACATGAAAGTCAAGCTGACAGAATACATCAGCAATTATCTGAACGACATCAAGCCCTCTCTTGATGAACTTTTCGAGATAAAGCAGTTGGTACAGCGTCAGAAGATAGAACGGCTGACGAAACAATACAAGCTGTTGCACAGCATTGACCGATATGGAGAAATGCCGACCAGTTATGCTTTCGTTGCCCCGTATGACGACATAAAACTTGCAGACTTAGCGGACGAGGATAACGGACAGAATATCCCCGATATGCTACCGCAGAATGATTTTGACGAGCTTGATTATAACGAGTACATGGAAGAAATGAG